A region of Solanum dulcamara chromosome 7, daSolDulc1.2, whole genome shotgun sequence DNA encodes the following proteins:
- the LOC129895697 gene encoding bZIP transcription factor 11-like, with product MLSAILSSDGLFSNAFPSFNDDFTQWDCIESAFIFPEQGIELIFSPMQSPTPESLISHDSGSGPNKSKPDSSNDSPYSGSDDLSIKERKRKRMISNRESARRSRKRKQTYLENLRDQSNRLKVENRDLTNRVRLVTGDCQLVERNNEMLRTESILLRQRLEGIREILSVRQLQQHLYNSHAWPCNNLYVEQIPYFINQPIINHH from the coding sequence ATGTTGTCCGCTATTCTTTCCTCCGACGGGCTTTTTTCGAATGCCTTTCCTTCTTTTAACGATGATTTTACTCAATGGGATTGCATCGAATCGGCTTTTATATTCCCTGAACAAGGGATAGAATTGATATTTTCACCGATGCAATCCCCAACTCCTGAATCGTTAATTTCACATGACTCCGGTTCAGGCCCTAACAAATCTAAACCTGATTCTTCTAACGATAGCCCGTATTCTGGATCGGATGATTTGTCTATAAAGGAGAGAAAGCGAAAGCGTATGATTTCAAATCGCGAGTCAGCCAGGCGATCCCGCAAGCGAAAGCAAACATATTTGGAGAACTTGAGGGACCAATCGAATCGGCTTAAAGTCGAAAACCGGGATTTAACGAACCGGGTTCGACTCGTAACCGGTGATTGCCAACTTGTCGAGAGAAACAACGAGATGCTACGAACCGAATCGATTTTACTCCGACAGAGACTCGAGGGTATACGTGAAATCTTAAGTGTACGGCAACTTCAGCAACACTTGTACAATTCCCATGCATGGCCATGCAATAATTTATACGTGGAACAAATACCATATTTCATTAATCAACCTATAATAAATCATCATTAA